The stretch of DNA TTGGGTAGCCCCCAATGGTGAACAACTGCACTATGACAAAAAGCACCTTTTTTCGATGGCAAAAGAGCATTTGACATTTACAGCAGGAACCCAAAAATTGATTATAGACTATAAGGGGTGGAAAATCATGCCTTTTATTTGTTATGATTTGCGCTTTCCTGCTTGGAATAGAAATTTAGAGGATTGCGATTTAATTTTTTATGTCGCCAACTGGCCTGCCAAACGTTCCTTTCACTGGCGCAGTTTGCTGACAGCAAGAGCCATTGAAAACCAAGCCTATGTTGTTGGGGTTAATTGTACAGGTTTTGATGGAAATGGCTTTGCTTATTCGGGCGATTCTTCTGTTTTTGACCCTGCTGGAGAATTGTTGTTTCATCAAGCAGATGAAGAAGCGATTTATACCCTAACCCTAACCAAAGAACACCTGAATGCTATGCGAAAAAAGTATCCATTTTTAGCAGACAAAGATCATTACGTACTTTAATTTAATACTCCGTTAATTATAACTTTATGCATGGGTATGTATTGAAGATGTGCTCACAGATTAATCAAGATATATGAGCACATCTTCCAATGCATTACTCTTTTGCTTTCATCACAAAACTAGCATTAAAAAGTATTTTATTTTTTGCGCTTTCAGGTCCATCAGGCCCATCAATTTGGTAGCTGCCCTTTAGGTCAGGAGCAGTAAACTGGGTGGTGACGGCCAATAGCAATTCGCCTTGGTCGTTTAAAAACGGTTCAAATTGAGCGGTTGCCTGTACCAATCCTGTTTTGCCGAGAAGCGTTAAATCTGCCTCAATATGAGTTTGAGTAATTTTTCCAAGTGTTAATTTAAAGTCCTTGCTTTCTATTTTTTTGAAAACCAAATGAGCAGTAGGATGTTCATCAACCTTTAAAATGGATTCTTTTACGGCACTATTCAAACTACTTTCTCCCATTTCTATGGAACTAACCACAACCTCAAATTTACCCATTGCTTCTGCTAGACTTTCATTGCTTTTTAAGCTAAGGCTGCCATCTACTTGTTT from Aureispira anguillae encodes:
- a CDS encoding amidohydrolase, which gives rise to MSLTITLIQSTLHWEDSTANLRMFDEKLSNLKNTDLVILPEMFTTGFSMDAPNLAEEMSNSPTIRWMHQKAQEINAAVTGSLIIKENEAYYNRLIWVAPNGEQLHYDKKHLFSMAKEHLTFTAGTQKLIIDYKGWKIMPFICYDLRFPAWNRNLEDCDLIFYVANWPAKRSFHWRSLLTARAIENQAYVVGVNCTGFDGNGFAYSGDSSVFDPAGELLFHQADEEAIYTLTLTKEHLNAMRKKYPFLADKDHYVL